In Vulgatibacter sp., a single genomic region encodes these proteins:
- a CDS encoding tyrosine phenol-lyase, with translation MRNAEPWRIKMVEPIRLLDRAGREAAIREAGYNTFLLRSEDVYIDLLTDSGTSAMSDLQWSALMRGDEAYAGSRSFYELEAAAREIYGFKHIVPTHQGRGAENLLSRILIRPGHVVPQNMYFTTTRAHQELNGGRFVDVIVDEAHDSSSDHPFKGNVDLQKLHRAIEEAGPENVPYVCVALTVNMAGGQPISMENLREVRAICKRFGIRLMYDATRAAENAWFIREREPGYADKSLADIFKEQMSLADGCTMSGKKDLLVNIGGFLAMNDDHLFDQAKELVVLFEGMPSYGGLAGRDMAAMAQGMREMLDASYLGHRVGQVRALADQLAEAGVPIVRPAGGHAVYLDARAFLPHVPQAQHPAQALAAALYEHAGVRAMERGIVSAGRDAKSGKNHLPKLELVRLTIPRRVYTDNQLAMVGDAVIELHRDAKRIGGLDMVYEPPTLRFFTARFRPL, from the coding sequence ATGCGAAATGCTGAACCCTGGCGCATCAAGATGGTCGAGCCGATTCGGCTCCTCGACCGCGCGGGCCGCGAGGCGGCGATCCGCGAGGCCGGCTACAATACCTTCCTCCTCCGCTCGGAGGACGTCTACATCGACCTGCTCACCGACAGCGGCACCTCCGCCATGTCGGATCTGCAATGGTCGGCGCTGATGCGCGGCGACGAGGCCTACGCCGGATCACGGAGCTTCTACGAGCTCGAGGCGGCGGCCCGGGAGATCTACGGCTTCAAGCACATCGTCCCCACGCACCAGGGGCGCGGCGCCGAGAACCTGCTCTCGCGGATCCTGATCCGGCCCGGCCACGTCGTCCCGCAGAACATGTACTTCACCACCACGCGGGCCCACCAGGAGCTGAACGGCGGCCGCTTCGTCGACGTGATCGTCGACGAGGCCCACGACTCGTCGAGCGATCATCCCTTCAAGGGCAACGTGGATCTGCAGAAGCTCCACCGCGCCATCGAGGAGGCCGGCCCGGAGAACGTCCCCTACGTCTGCGTGGCCCTCACCGTGAACATGGCAGGCGGCCAGCCGATCTCGATGGAGAACCTCCGGGAGGTCCGGGCGATCTGCAAGCGCTTCGGCATCCGGCTGATGTACGACGCCACCCGCGCCGCAGAGAACGCCTGGTTCATCCGCGAGCGTGAGCCCGGCTACGCGGACAAGAGCCTCGCCGATATCTTCAAGGAGCAGATGTCGCTGGCGGACGGCTGCACGATGTCGGGCAAGAAAGACCTGCTCGTCAACATCGGCGGCTTCCTCGCCATGAACGACGACCACCTCTTCGATCAGGCGAAGGAGCTGGTGGTGCTCTTCGAGGGCATGCCCTCGTACGGCGGCCTCGCCGGCCGCGACATGGCGGCGATGGCGCAGGGCATGCGCGAGATGCTCGACGCCTCCTATCTCGGCCACCGCGTCGGGCAGGTGCGCGCGCTGGCCGATCAGCTCGCCGAGGCCGGCGTGCCGATCGTCCGCCCCGCAGGTGGCCACGCGGTCTACCTCGACGCCAGGGCCTTCCTGCCCCACGTGCCGCAGGCGCAGCACCCGGCGCAGGCGCTGGCGGCGGCGCTCTACGAGCACGCCGGCGTCCGCGCGATGGAGCGGGGGATCGTCTCGGCGGGCCGCGACGCGAAGTCCGGGAAGAACCACCTGCCGAAGCTCGAGCTGGTGCGCCTCACCATCCCGCGGCGCGTCTACACCGACAACCAGCTCGCCATGGTCGGCGACGCGGTGATCGAGCTCCACCGCGACGCGAAGCGGATCGGTGGCCTCGATATGGTCTACGAGCCGCCCACCCTGCGCTTCTTCACCGCGCGCTTCCGGCCTCTCTAA